A genomic region of Friedmanniella luteola contains the following coding sequences:
- a CDS encoding segregation and condensation protein A codes for MRAAPDRPATAAAEDGGRPVGFHVHLANFEGPFDLLLQLISRHKLDITEVALSEVTVEFIAHLKAAGADWDLDQTSQFVVVAATLLDLKAARLLPSGEVEDPEDLALLEARDLLFARLLQYRAFKTVAGHLAATLDEQARRFPRDVALEPRFARLLPEVVLNTTPEAFAALAARALAPKQADVVSLAHLHAPAVSVREQARLVVDRLRRTGALTFRALTGDSPDRITTVARFLALLELFREGAVAFEQVAALGELTVRWTGSSEGELDISDEFDVPPTPSEEPR; via the coding sequence GTGAGGGCCGCTCCGGACCGGCCGGCGACGGCCGCGGCGGAGGACGGCGGCCGTCCGGTGGGGTTCCACGTCCACCTCGCCAACTTCGAGGGGCCGTTCGACCTGCTCCTGCAGCTCATCTCGCGGCACAAGCTGGACATCACCGAGGTGGCCCTGTCCGAGGTCACCGTCGAGTTCATCGCCCACCTGAAGGCCGCCGGAGCCGACTGGGACCTGGACCAGACCAGCCAGTTCGTCGTCGTCGCGGCGACCCTGCTGGACCTCAAGGCCGCGCGGCTGCTCCCGTCGGGGGAGGTCGAGGACCCCGAGGACCTCGCCCTGCTCGAGGCCCGGGACCTGCTCTTCGCACGGCTGCTGCAGTACCGGGCCTTCAAGACGGTCGCCGGCCACCTGGCCGCCACCCTCGACGAGCAGGCCCGCCGGTTCCCGCGCGACGTCGCCCTCGAGCCGCGGTTCGCCCGGCTGCTGCCCGAGGTGGTCCTGAACACCACCCCGGAGGCGTTCGCGGCGCTGGCCGCGCGCGCCCTCGCCCCCAAGCAGGCCGACGTCGTCTCCCTGGCCCACCTGCACGCCCCGGCCGTCAGCGTCCGGGAGCAGGCCCGGCTGGTCGTCGACCGGCTCCGGCGCACGGGCGCCCTCACCTTCCGCGCCCTGACCGGGGACTCCCCGGACCGGATCACCACCGTCGCCCGCTTCCTCGCCCTGCTCGAGCTGTTCCGCGAGGGGGCCGTGGCCTTCGAGCAGGTCGCCGCCCTGGGGGAGCTGACCGTACGCTGGACGGGGTCGAGCGAGGGCGAGCTGGACATCTCCGACGAGTTCGACGTCCCCCCGACGCCCAGCGAGGAACCACGATGA
- the scpB gene encoding SMC-Scp complex subunit ScpB: protein MSQSTTAGQPAGVRETAEASTSQPPLVEERPLTPADVSGALEALLLVAEEPRRSDDLAAALGAPEPVVRQALAELVRFYDETGRGFELREVGGGWRYWTREEHADLIAATVLEGQQARLSQAALETLAVIAYTQPISRGRVSAVRGVNVDGVIRTLLARGLVEEAGQDVDSGAVVFATTSHFLERMGLRSLDDLPALAPHLPEASALEAELGQLAAGSAPAATPPDDNAPEEPSGATAGTTHDRTEDSQ, encoded by the coding sequence ATGAGCCAGAGCACGACCGCCGGTCAGCCGGCCGGCGTCCGCGAGACCGCGGAGGCGAGCACCAGCCAGCCGCCGCTGGTCGAGGAGCGCCCGCTCACCCCGGCCGACGTCAGCGGGGCGCTGGAGGCGCTGCTGCTGGTGGCGGAGGAGCCGCGTCGCAGCGACGACCTGGCGGCGGCCCTCGGGGCGCCCGAGCCCGTCGTCCGGCAGGCCCTCGCCGAGCTCGTCCGCTTCTACGACGAGACGGGCCGCGGCTTCGAGCTGCGCGAGGTCGGCGGCGGCTGGCGCTACTGGACGCGCGAGGAGCACGCCGACCTGATCGCCGCGACGGTGCTGGAGGGCCAGCAGGCCCGGCTCAGCCAGGCCGCGCTGGAGACCCTGGCCGTCATCGCCTACACCCAGCCCATCTCCCGCGGTCGCGTCTCCGCCGTCCGCGGGGTCAACGTCGACGGCGTGATCCGCACCCTGCTGGCCCGCGGGCTGGTCGAGGAGGCGGGGCAGGACGTCGACTCCGGCGCCGTCGTCTTCGCCACCACCAGCCACTTCCTGGAGCGGATGGGGCTGCGCTCGCTCGACGACCTGCCGGCCCTGGCGCCGCACCTGCCCGAGGCGTCGGCGCTCGAGGCGGAGCTGGGCCAGCTGGCCGCCGGGTCCGCGCCGGCCGCGACCCCACCTGACGACAACGCCCCGGAGGAGCCCTCCGGGGCGACCGCGGGGACCACGCACGACCGAACCGAGGACAGCCAGTGA